The Dyella caseinilytica genome has a window encoding:
- a CDS encoding YebC/PmpR family DNA-binding transcriptional regulator has product MGRGPSIEGRKNAEDAKRAKVFTKLIREITVATRAGVADPNLNPRLRAAVDKALGANMSKDTIERAIKRGSGADGGAKMEELRYEGYGPAGIALIIECFTDNPTRTVADVRHALTKHGGNLGTSGSVAFQFTRCGELVFATGGNTAAEEKLFEAALDAGADDVINENGESAVICAPENFESVQQKLIETGLDAQHAGVVMRPNSRTAVTGEALETLTDLLEKLDALDDVSEVYHNALLPADAA; this is encoded by the coding sequence ATGGGTAGAGGTCCGTCCATCGAAGGCCGCAAGAACGCCGAAGACGCCAAGCGCGCCAAGGTGTTCACCAAGCTGATCCGTGAAATCACCGTCGCTACGCGTGCCGGCGTGGCGGATCCGAACCTCAACCCGCGCCTGCGCGCGGCGGTGGACAAGGCGCTGGGCGCCAACATGTCCAAGGACACCATCGAACGCGCGATCAAGCGCGGCTCGGGCGCCGATGGTGGCGCCAAGATGGAAGAGCTGCGCTACGAGGGTTATGGCCCGGCTGGCATCGCGCTGATCATCGAATGCTTCACGGATAATCCGACCCGCACCGTCGCCGACGTACGCCACGCGCTGACCAAGCACGGCGGCAACCTCGGTACCAGTGGTTCGGTGGCGTTTCAGTTCACGCGCTGCGGTGAGCTGGTCTTCGCGACGGGTGGAAACACGGCAGCAGAAGAAAAGCTGTTCGAGGCGGCACTCGACGCGGGTGCCGATGACGTGATCAACGAAAACGGCGAGAGCGCCGTGATCTGCGCACCGGAAAATTTCGAATCAGTGCAGCAGAAGTTGATCGAAACCGGTTTGGACGCGCAGCATGCTGGCGTGGTGATGCGTCCGAACAGTCGCACCGCCGTCACCGGCGAAGCGCTCGAAACGCTCACCGATCTGCTGGAAAAGCTCGATGCGCTCGACGACGTGAGCGAGGTGTATCACAACGCCTTGCTGCCGGCCGATGCAGCGTAA
- the ruvC gene encoding crossover junction endodeoxyribonuclease RuvC yields the protein MIRIIGIDPGSLRTGIGIVDVDAAGKLSHVFHDALVVAGEENFPLRLKCIFEGLSDIIATHRPVECGIERVFMARNADSALKLGQARGAAICAVVNRGIAVHEYAATEVKKAVVGSGRSDKTQVQHMIGVLLGLKGPIQADAADALAVAVAHAHTRSSLERVGIPRTAWRRRR from the coding sequence ATGATTCGCATCATTGGCATCGACCCTGGCAGTCTGCGGACGGGCATCGGCATTGTCGACGTCGATGCGGCTGGCAAGCTGTCACATGTTTTTCATGATGCTCTGGTCGTGGCGGGTGAAGAAAACTTCCCGCTGCGGCTGAAATGCATTTTTGAAGGCCTTAGCGACATCATCGCCACCCATCGTCCAGTCGAATGTGGCATCGAGCGTGTATTCATGGCGCGCAATGCCGATTCTGCGCTTAAACTCGGGCAGGCACGCGGCGCCGCCATTTGCGCCGTGGTCAATCGGGGGATTGCCGTGCACGAATACGCAGCAACTGAAGTAAAGAAGGCCGTGGTGGGTAGCGGCCGCAGCGACAAAACGCAGGTACAGCACATGATCGGCGTATTGCTTGGACTGAAAGGGCCGATCCAGGCCGACGCGGCTGATGCACTCGCCGTCGCCGTGGCGCATGCGCATACTCGTTCCAGCCTTGAACGGGTGGGTATTCCGCGCACCGCATGGAGGCGCCGCCGATGA
- the ruvA gene encoding Holliday junction branch migration protein RuvA, with translation MIGRLRGILVSKQPPWLLVEVGGVGYELEAPMSTIYDLPATGKEVILLTHYAVKEDSVALYGFLHESERTLFRNLQKVSGIGAKISLAVLSGVSTQEFARLVHAGDVVALTKIPGIGKKTAERIVVELRDRVDGLGASVPGFATTSDAPLDPAAEATVALQQLGYKPAEVTRLVQKVAATGDSAETIIRKALRAALGS, from the coding sequence ATGATCGGCCGACTTAGAGGCATTCTGGTTTCAAAGCAGCCGCCTTGGCTGCTGGTAGAGGTCGGTGGTGTGGGCTATGAGCTGGAAGCGCCCATGTCCACCATCTACGACCTGCCGGCGACAGGCAAGGAAGTCATCTTGCTGACCCATTATGCCGTCAAAGAAGACAGCGTTGCGCTCTATGGTTTTCTGCATGAATCGGAGCGCACCTTGTTTCGCAATCTGCAGAAAGTAAGCGGCATCGGCGCGAAGATTTCGCTGGCCGTGCTGTCCGGTGTTTCCACCCAGGAATTCGCGAGGCTGGTGCACGCGGGTGACGTAGTGGCGCTGACTAAGATTCCAGGCATTGGCAAGAAGACGGCCGAACGCATCGTGGTGGAACTGCGCGATCGCGTGGATGGTCTTGGCGCCAGCGTGCCCGGTTTCGCGACCACGTCGGATGCACCGCTCGATCCCGCCGCTGAAGCCACCGTGGCGCTGCAACAGCTTGGGTATAAGCCGGCTGAAGTCACCCGACTGGTGCAAAAAGTCGCCGCTACCGGCGACAGCGCCGAAACCATTATCCGCAAGGCGCTGCGCGCCGCACTCGGGAGTTAA
- a CDS encoding esterase/lipase family protein, with protein MTEHIILLHGLWMRGFALGLLHRRLMEEGFRVHRFDYMSVAATQERILARLHAGMVECAPENVHLVGHSLGGLLALRACLEPGELPPGRIVCLGSPLKGSAAARAFANWGGRGGEVLLGHNRSLLEQGLESWSGPREVGVIAGRMPIGLGAMLGHIAGEHDGTVAVEETSLPGLTDHCVVETSHTGLLLSAEVTRLTTRFLREGKFGPVP; from the coding sequence ATGACCGAACACATCATCCTGCTGCACGGCCTGTGGATGCGCGGCTTCGCGCTGGGCCTGCTGCATCGGCGCCTGATGGAAGAAGGGTTCCGCGTCCATCGCTTCGACTACATGAGTGTTGCGGCGACGCAAGAGCGCATTCTGGCCCGCCTGCATGCGGGCATGGTGGAGTGCGCACCCGAGAACGTGCATCTGGTCGGCCACAGTCTTGGCGGCCTGTTGGCGTTGCGGGCTTGTCTGGAGCCAGGCGAGCTGCCGCCGGGACGGATCGTCTGCCTCGGCTCCCCGCTCAAGGGCAGCGCCGCTGCCCGTGCGTTTGCCAATTGGGGAGGGCGCGGTGGAGAGGTGCTGTTGGGCCATAACCGCTCGTTGCTGGAGCAGGGGCTGGAGTCGTGGTCCGGCCCTCGTGAGGTGGGCGTGATCGCTGGCCGCATGCCGATCGGCCTGGGTGCCATGCTTGGCCACATAGCCGGGGAGCACGATGGCACGGTCGCCGTGGAGGAGACCAGCCTGCCGGGCCTGACCGACCATTGCGTGGTCGAGACCAGTCATACCGGCCTGCTGCTCTCGGCCGAGGTGACCCGGCTGACCACCCGGTTCCTACGCGAGGGAAAGTTCGGTCCCGTCCCATAG